In a single window of the Antennarius striatus isolate MH-2024 chromosome 3, ASM4005453v1, whole genome shotgun sequence genome:
- the slc23a2 gene encoding solute carrier family 23 member 2 isoform X2, producing MGVGKNTTAKSLDSSEGGKYEDETKHAADFYPIPVVVNGVGGANGDQDRDQDENTELMAIYTKENQRAEKTSISETLDSTDSMDARRMEMIYTIEDTPPWYLCVFLGLQHYLTCFSGTIAVPFLLAEAMCVGLDQWATSQLIGTIFFCVGITTLLQTTLGCRLPLFQASAFAFLAPAKAILSLDKWKCNDTVPVLNSTELSHTEHIWHPRIREIQGAIIVSSLVEVCIGALGLPGILLKYIGPLTITPTVALIGLSGFQAAGERAGKHWGIAMLTIFLVLLFSQYARNVHFPLPIYRAKKGWTSYRLQVFKMFPIIMAILVSWMLCFIFTVTDVFPPEKDKYGFYARTDARQGILAIAPWFKIPYPFQWGFPTVTAAGVIGMMSAVVASIIESIGDYYACARLSCAPPPPIHAINRGIFVEGISCVLDGLFGTGNGSTSSSPNIGVLGITKVGSRRVIQYGAAMMLLLGLVGKFSALFASLPDPVLGALFCTLFGMITAVGLSNLQFVDLNSSRNLFVLGFSIFFGLMLPSYLKQNPLVTGIVEIDQVLNVLLTTAMFVGGSVAFILDNTIPGTPEERGIKKLKRGTGLSASELEGMRSYDLPFGMDFIRRHSIFKYIPISPTFTGYHCGRLQDIYRSRMEHGDTDQSVMGGDGAAAPEESRV from the exons ATGGGTGTGGGGAAGAACACCACTGCCAAGTCACTGGACAGCAGCGAGGGAGGAAAATATGAAGACGAGACCAAGCATGCAGCGGATTTCTACCCGATTCCG GTGGTGGTCAATGGAGTGGGTGGTGCCAATGGAGACCAAGACAGAGACCAAGATGAGAACACAGAACTGATGGCCATCTACACTAAAGAAAATCAACGGGCAGAGAAG aCCTCAATATCTGAGACATTGGACAGCACTGACAGTATGGACGCCAGGAGGATGGAAATGATATATACGATTGAAGATACCCCTCCCtggtacctgtgtgtgttcttggGCTTACAG CACTACTTGACGTGTTTCAGTGGAACTATCGCAGTGCCGTTCCTTCTGGCTGAGGCCATGTGTGTCGGTTTGGATCAGTGGGCCACCAGTCAGCTCATAGGAACCATCTTCTTCTGTGTGGGAATCACCACCCTTCTGCAGACCACACTGGGCTGCag GTTACCTCTTTTCCAGGCCAGTGCTTTTGCCTTCCTCGCTCCAGCCAAGGCCATCCTGTCCCTGGACAAATGGAAGTGTAATGACACAG TTCCGGTGTTGAACAGCACAGAGCTCTCCCACACAGAGCACATCTGGCACCCCAGGATACGAGAG atccAAGGAGCTATTATTGTGTCATCCCTGGTGGAGGTGTGTATCGGAGCTCTGGGTCTTCCCGGGATCCTGCTGAAGTACATTGGACCCCTGACCATCACCCCTACTGTGGCGCTTATCGGCCTGTCTGGCTTCCAGGCTGCAGGGGAGAGAGCCGGCAAACACTGGGGCATCGCTATGCT GACTATCTTCCTGGTGCTGCTCTTCTCTCAATATGCCAGAAACGTTCACTTCCCTCTGCCAATCTACAGAGCCAAGAAAGGCTGGACCTCCTACAGGCTGCAAGTCTTCAAAATGTTTCCG ATAATCATGGCCATTTTGGTGTCATGGAtgctgtgtttcattttcacGGTGACTGATGTTTTCCCACCCGAGAAAGACAAGTACGGATTTTACGCCCGCACAGACGCACGTCAAGGAATCCTTGCAATTGCACCATGGTTTAAGATTCCATACCCCT TCCAGTGGGGCTTTCCTACAGTAACAGCTGCTGGTGTGATCGGCATGATGAGCGCGGTGGTGGCCAGTATCATCGAATCCATAGGAGATTACTACGCCTGCGCTCGTCTCTCTTGTGCTCCCCCACCTCCTATCCACGCCATCAACAG GGGGATATTTGTAGAAGGTATTTCCTGTGTTTTGGATGGTCTATTTGGGACAGGAAACGGCTCCACCTCCTCCAGTCCAAACATAGGCGTTTTAGGAATCACAAAG GTTGGCAGCAGACGTGTAATACAGTATGGAGCTGCCATGATGCTGCTACTGGGGCTTGTGGGTAAATTCAGTGCCCTATTTGCATCCCTGCCCGACCCTGTCCTTGGAGCTCTGTTCTGCACGCTGTTCGGTATGATCACAGCAGTTGGACTGTCCAACCTGCAGTTTGTGGATCTAAATTCCTCTAGGAACCTCTTTGTTCTGGGTTTCTCCATATTCTTCGGTCTCATGCTGCCGAGCTACCTCAAACAGAACCCACTGGTTACAG gTATAGTTGAGATTGATCAAGTGTTGAACGTGCTCCTCACCACTGCCATGTTTGTTGGAGGCTCTGTCGCCTTCATTTTGGACAATACTATCCCTG GTACCCCTGAAGAACGAGGCATCAAGAAGCTGAAACGTGGCACTGGTCTGAGTGCCTCGGAACTGGAAGGGATGAGATCTTATGACCTGCCATTTGGAATGGACTTCATCCGTAGACACTCCATCTTTAAGTACATCCCCATCAGCCCCACCTTCACTGGCTACCACTGTGGAAGGCTACAAGACATATACAGGAGCAGAATGGAACACGGGGATACAGACCAGAGTGTAATGGGAGGGGATGGAGCCGCGGCGCCAGAAGAGAGTCGAGTATAG
- the slc23a2 gene encoding solute carrier family 23 member 2 isoform X1, translated as MLPAVQLDRSDGMCQLGEAFLDDVIRLEESSTVFTSETDRGGTEKVGEEEIEAPIMGVGKNTTAKSLDSSEGGKYEDETKHAADFYPIPVVVNGVGGANGDQDRDQDENTELMAIYTKENQRAEKTSISETLDSTDSMDARRMEMIYTIEDTPPWYLCVFLGLQHYLTCFSGTIAVPFLLAEAMCVGLDQWATSQLIGTIFFCVGITTLLQTTLGCRLPLFQASAFAFLAPAKAILSLDKWKCNDTVPVLNSTELSHTEHIWHPRIREIQGAIIVSSLVEVCIGALGLPGILLKYIGPLTITPTVALIGLSGFQAAGERAGKHWGIAMLTIFLVLLFSQYARNVHFPLPIYRAKKGWTSYRLQVFKMFPIIMAILVSWMLCFIFTVTDVFPPEKDKYGFYARTDARQGILAIAPWFKIPYPFQWGFPTVTAAGVIGMMSAVVASIIESIGDYYACARLSCAPPPPIHAINRGIFVEGISCVLDGLFGTGNGSTSSSPNIGVLGITKVGSRRVIQYGAAMMLLLGLVGKFSALFASLPDPVLGALFCTLFGMITAVGLSNLQFVDLNSSRNLFVLGFSIFFGLMLPSYLKQNPLVTGIVEIDQVLNVLLTTAMFVGGSVAFILDNTIPGTPEERGIKKLKRGTGLSASELEGMRSYDLPFGMDFIRRHSIFKYIPISPTFTGYHCGRLQDIYRSRMEHGDTDQSVMGGDGAAAPEESRV; from the exons ATGCTCCCTGCCGTCCAGCTTGACAGAAGTGATGGGATGTGTCAACTAG GTGAGGCATTCCTGGATGATGTAATCAGACTGGAGGAGTCGTCAACAGTGTTTACATCCGAGACAGATAGAGGTGGGACAGAGAAGGTGGGAGAAGAGGAAATTGAAGCTCCAATCATGGGTGTGGGGAAGAACACCACTGCCAAGTCACTGGACAGCAGCGAGGGAGGAAAATATGAAGACGAGACCAAGCATGCAGCGGATTTCTACCCGATTCCG GTGGTGGTCAATGGAGTGGGTGGTGCCAATGGAGACCAAGACAGAGACCAAGATGAGAACACAGAACTGATGGCCATCTACACTAAAGAAAATCAACGGGCAGAGAAG aCCTCAATATCTGAGACATTGGACAGCACTGACAGTATGGACGCCAGGAGGATGGAAATGATATATACGATTGAAGATACCCCTCCCtggtacctgtgtgtgttcttggGCTTACAG CACTACTTGACGTGTTTCAGTGGAACTATCGCAGTGCCGTTCCTTCTGGCTGAGGCCATGTGTGTCGGTTTGGATCAGTGGGCCACCAGTCAGCTCATAGGAACCATCTTCTTCTGTGTGGGAATCACCACCCTTCTGCAGACCACACTGGGCTGCag GTTACCTCTTTTCCAGGCCAGTGCTTTTGCCTTCCTCGCTCCAGCCAAGGCCATCCTGTCCCTGGACAAATGGAAGTGTAATGACACAG TTCCGGTGTTGAACAGCACAGAGCTCTCCCACACAGAGCACATCTGGCACCCCAGGATACGAGAG atccAAGGAGCTATTATTGTGTCATCCCTGGTGGAGGTGTGTATCGGAGCTCTGGGTCTTCCCGGGATCCTGCTGAAGTACATTGGACCCCTGACCATCACCCCTACTGTGGCGCTTATCGGCCTGTCTGGCTTCCAGGCTGCAGGGGAGAGAGCCGGCAAACACTGGGGCATCGCTATGCT GACTATCTTCCTGGTGCTGCTCTTCTCTCAATATGCCAGAAACGTTCACTTCCCTCTGCCAATCTACAGAGCCAAGAAAGGCTGGACCTCCTACAGGCTGCAAGTCTTCAAAATGTTTCCG ATAATCATGGCCATTTTGGTGTCATGGAtgctgtgtttcattttcacGGTGACTGATGTTTTCCCACCCGAGAAAGACAAGTACGGATTTTACGCCCGCACAGACGCACGTCAAGGAATCCTTGCAATTGCACCATGGTTTAAGATTCCATACCCCT TCCAGTGGGGCTTTCCTACAGTAACAGCTGCTGGTGTGATCGGCATGATGAGCGCGGTGGTGGCCAGTATCATCGAATCCATAGGAGATTACTACGCCTGCGCTCGTCTCTCTTGTGCTCCCCCACCTCCTATCCACGCCATCAACAG GGGGATATTTGTAGAAGGTATTTCCTGTGTTTTGGATGGTCTATTTGGGACAGGAAACGGCTCCACCTCCTCCAGTCCAAACATAGGCGTTTTAGGAATCACAAAG GTTGGCAGCAGACGTGTAATACAGTATGGAGCTGCCATGATGCTGCTACTGGGGCTTGTGGGTAAATTCAGTGCCCTATTTGCATCCCTGCCCGACCCTGTCCTTGGAGCTCTGTTCTGCACGCTGTTCGGTATGATCACAGCAGTTGGACTGTCCAACCTGCAGTTTGTGGATCTAAATTCCTCTAGGAACCTCTTTGTTCTGGGTTTCTCCATATTCTTCGGTCTCATGCTGCCGAGCTACCTCAAACAGAACCCACTGGTTACAG gTATAGTTGAGATTGATCAAGTGTTGAACGTGCTCCTCACCACTGCCATGTTTGTTGGAGGCTCTGTCGCCTTCATTTTGGACAATACTATCCCTG GTACCCCTGAAGAACGAGGCATCAAGAAGCTGAAACGTGGCACTGGTCTGAGTGCCTCGGAACTGGAAGGGATGAGATCTTATGACCTGCCATTTGGAATGGACTTCATCCGTAGACACTCCATCTTTAAGTACATCCCCATCAGCCCCACCTTCACTGGCTACCACTGTGGAAGGCTACAAGACATATACAGGAGCAGAATGGAACACGGGGATACAGACCAGAGTGTAATGGGAGGGGATGGAGCCGCGGCGCCAGAAGAGAGTCGAGTATAG